A single genomic interval of Syntrophaceae bacterium harbors:
- a CDS encoding transcriptional regulator, translating into MTAQKNTHRRLMRVGQMLKLLLEKERVTTATLSREFHTTARTIQRDLAFLKQCGFPVTEAGPGIYRLDKDIFKNYELFDENELALIVALKCAVSQLGEPFQKAAGEVFNRLYQASASQPVYIHVDESVPLDARLMNRLLKAIRLRRRLTFHYTSGKNTHPATADPYRIVHYDGFWYLVAKEDGTGIVKRYALDKLKDLKMLPESFPAVPANLDELLRQSANIWFCEERNLEVLIEVNPKAADYFRRRKIFPTQEIRETKPDGSLIVSLKVGHFGEVRETLKMWLPNIKVLGPAEFRTGFEVEINSWLTWQRQKL; encoded by the coding sequence ATGACAGCCCAGAAGAACACCCACAGGCGCCTGATGCGCGTGGGCCAGATGCTGAAGCTCCTCCTGGAGAAGGAGCGGGTGACGACGGCCACCCTTAGCCGGGAGTTTCACACAACGGCCCGCACCATCCAGCGGGACCTCGCCTTCCTCAAGCAGTGCGGCTTCCCCGTCACCGAGGCAGGCCCTGGCATCTATCGCCTCGATAAGGACATCTTCAAGAATTACGAGCTCTTCGACGAAAACGAGCTGGCCCTCATCGTGGCCCTCAAGTGCGCCGTCTCCCAGTTGGGCGAGCCCTTCCAGAAGGCCGCAGGCGAGGTCTTCAACCGCCTCTACCAGGCCTCGGCCTCCCAGCCCGTCTACATCCACGTCGACGAGTCGGTGCCCCTCGATGCCCGTCTCATGAACCGGCTCCTCAAGGCCATCCGCCTCAGAAGGCGCCTAACCTTCCACTACACCTCGGGAAAGAACACCCACCCGGCCACAGCCGACCCCTACCGCATCGTCCACTACGACGGCTTCTGGTACCTCGTGGCAAAAGAGGACGGCACGGGCATCGTCAAGCGCTACGCCCTGGACAAGCTGAAAGATCTCAAGATGCTGCCTGAGAGCTTCCCCGCCGTGCCTGCCAACCTCGACGAGCTGCTGCGGCAGAGCGCGAACATCTGGTTTTGCGAGGAGCGCAACCTGGAGGTGCTCATCGAGGTGAACCCGAAAGCGGCCGACTACTTCAGGCGGCGGAAGATCTTCCCCACGCAGGAGATCAGGGAAACGAAGCCCGACGGGTCGCTCATCGTCAGCCTGAAGGTGGGACACTTCGGGGAGGTGAGGGAAACGCTCAAGATGTGGCTGCCGAACATCAAGGTGCTCGGGCCGGCTGAATTCAGGACAGGTTTCGAAGTGGAAATTAATTCGTGGCTGACATGGCAGAGGCAAAAACTATGA
- a CDS encoding nucleotidyltransferase, producing the protein MKTREDILQILAREKRNLAAQFKVQSIALFGSYARNEQRQDSDVDILVDVDLSIGLEFVTLADRIEKMLGLPVELVSRGAIKRRYLKAIEQDLIYV; encoded by the coding sequence ATGAAGACACGGGAAGACATCTTGCAGATCCTCGCTCGAGAAAAGCGCAACCTGGCAGCGCAGTTCAAGGTGCAGAGTATCGCCCTGTTCGGCTCCTACGCCCGAAACGAACAGCGGCAGGACAGCGACGTGGATATTCTCGTGGACGTCGACCTCTCGATCGGACTGGAATTCGTCACCCTCGCGGACCGCATCGAGAAGATGCTCGGGCTTCCCGTGGAACTGGTGTCCCGCGGTGCCATCAAGCGCCGTTATCTCAAAGCCATCGAGCAGGACTTGATTTATGTCTAA
- a CDS encoding type II toxin-antitoxin system RelE/ParE family toxin, producing the protein MGKYELAFKKSVAKDLRAFPSKDVHRILKCFELLAQNPRPPGCEKLSGQERYRLRQGVYRIIYEIQDDRSKVIVVKVGHRRDVYRTDR; encoded by the coding sequence ATGGGAAAATATGAGCTCGCCTTCAAGAAATCCGTGGCCAAGGATCTGCGGGCGTTTCCCTCGAAAGATGTCCATCGCATCCTGAAGTGCTTTGAGCTGCTGGCGCAAAATCCCCGCCCCCCCGGATGTGAAAAGCTCTCCGGCCAGGAGCGATATCGGCTGCGCCAGGGAGTCTATCGCATCATCTATGAAATTCAGGATGATCGGTCAAAGGTCATCGTGGTGAAGGTTGGCCACCGGCGGGATGTCTACAGGACAGATCGGTAG
- a CDS encoding CopG family transcriptional regulator — protein MSESAKRSTIYLDPDLHRALRLKAIHTGRSMSDLVNETIRMALREDQEDLAAFDERVREPEMTYEALLKDLKAHGKI, from the coding sequence ATGAGTGAATCCGCAAAGCGTTCCACAATCTACCTGGACCCCGATCTGCACCGCGCATTGCGCCTCAAGGCGATCCATACCGGGCGTTCCATGTCCGATCTCGTCAATGAGACCATTCGCATGGCCTTGCGCGAAGACCAGGAGGATCTTGCAGCTTTTGATGAGCGCGTCAGGGAACCGGAAATGACGTACGAAGCGCTCCTGAAGGATCTGAAGGCGCATGGGAAAATATGA
- a CDS encoding response regulator, translating into MTQSNRRDVQQQLFEPGMFERAVAEGTGAPRAQAPRFLVVDDEPEGRALVTGVILSRWPGAVIRHAAGNAEAFQVLLGFAPDIIVTELSRAGGTGYEFLRKLRQSPQLARTPVVLSSRRGGEGDAFGISVDGLHEAAGRRISQEAMLAALFESLLGRGAVSAAVSNRGEAT; encoded by the coding sequence ATGACGCAATCAAATCGCAGAGACGTACAGCAGCAGCTTTTCGAGCCCGGGATGTTCGAGCGGGCAGTCGCGGAGGGCACGGGGGCGCCCCGGGCGCAGGCCCCGCGGTTTCTCGTCGTCGACGACGAGCCTGAGGGGCGCGCCCTGGTCACGGGGGTGATCCTCTCGCGATGGCCCGGGGCGGTGATCCGCCACGCGGCGGGCAACGCCGAGGCCTTCCAGGTGCTCCTGGGGTTTGCTCCCGACATCATCGTCACGGAGCTATCCCGCGCGGGCGGGACGGGCTACGAGTTTCTGCGCAAGTTGAGGCAAAGCCCGCAGCTGGCACGGACGCCGGTGGTGCTCAGCTCGCGACGGGGCGGCGAGGGGGATGCCTTTGGGATTTCCGTCGATGGACTCCATGAGGCGGCGGGCCGGCGCATCTCGCAGGAGGCCATGCTGGCGGCCCTCTTCGAGTCGCTCCTGGGGCGAGGGGCGGTGTCGGCCGCAGTTTCCAACAGGGGGGAGGCAACATGA
- a CDS encoding HD domain-containing protein has product MFLSSRFDEALAYAHGAHRRQLRKGTQIPYIAHLMAVAAIVLENGGDEDAAIAALLHDVIEDGGGDAARQEIRRRFGQRVVDIVNECTDAEVIPKPPWRERKEKYLAHLRHASPPARLVSAADKVHNARAILADYRVVGEALWERFNASRGETLWYYRELVAAFKEGGTTPLIEELERVVNELARLVKERNG; this is encoded by the coding sequence ATGTTTTTGTCTTCGCGGTTTGATGAAGCGCTGGCCTACGCCCACGGGGCGCATCGCAGGCAGCTCCGGAAGGGGACGCAGATCCCCTACATCGCTCACCTGATGGCCGTCGCCGCGATCGTCCTCGAAAACGGCGGGGACGAGGACGCGGCCATCGCGGCCCTTCTGCACGATGTCATCGAGGACGGGGGAGGAGATGCGGCTCGGCAGGAAATCCGCCGCCGCTTCGGGCAGCGGGTCGTGGATATTGTGAATGAGTGCACCGACGCCGAGGTCATCCCCAAGCCGCCCTGGCGCGAACGGAAGGAGAAATACCTCGCCCATCTGCGGCATGCCTCCCCTCCGGCACGCCTCGTGTCCGCGGCCGATAAAGTTCACAACGCACGCGCGATCCTCGCGGATTACCGGGTCGTGGGCGAGGCCCTCTGGGAGAGGTTCAACGCAAGCCGCGGGGAAACCCTCTGGTACTACCGGGAGCTTGTGGCGGCCTTCAAGGAAGGCGGCACGACGCCCCTCATCGAGGAGTTGGAGCGGGTCGTGAACGAACTGGCGAGACTCGTCAAGGAGCGCAACGGCTAG
- the ybgF gene encoding tol-pal system protein YbgF: MKRHGIVLALVLAGVWTLTSLIGCAAPSRPLREDIAPRGGDVEKLQARLDQFEKNYAQTVRDIRTGQANLGADLGLVRDELRTLRGQVEGVDRGRDLKKQLDDLAVRVGNIEAALKQGKAETEWQRPETAAGGPAAEAKTDPMAAYNECYKLFKEGQNAKAREAFQKFLKQHPRTPYSGSAQFWIAETWYVEDRYEKAIVEYEKVIKGFPTSEKVPHALLKQGMSFQKLGDDKSAKIVYQQIVKKYPQTQQAKVARARLSELK, from the coding sequence ATGAAACGACACGGGATCGTTCTGGCGTTGGTGCTGGCGGGGGTTTGGACGTTGACGTCCCTCATCGGGTGCGCCGCGCCGAGCAGACCCCTGCGGGAGGACATCGCCCCGCGCGGCGGCGACGTGGAAAAGCTCCAGGCCCGCCTTGACCAGTTCGAGAAGAACTACGCGCAGACGGTGCGGGACATCCGGACCGGCCAGGCCAACCTCGGGGCCGATCTCGGGCTGGTCCGCGACGAGCTGCGGACGCTGCGGGGCCAGGTGGAGGGGGTGGACAGGGGCCGGGACCTGAAGAAACAGCTGGATGACCTGGCCGTCCGGGTCGGCAACATCGAAGCCGCCCTGAAGCAGGGCAAGGCGGAGACGGAGTGGCAACGACCCGAGACGGCGGCAGGGGGGCCTGCCGCGGAGGCGAAGACAGACCCGATGGCCGCCTACAACGAGTGCTACAAACTCTTCAAGGAGGGTCAGAACGCCAAGGCCCGGGAGGCGTTTCAGAAGTTCCTGAAACAGCACCCCAGGACGCCCTATTCGGGCAGCGCCCAGTTCTGGATCGCCGAGACCTGGTACGTCGAGGACCGGTACGAGAAGGCCATCGTCGAGTACGAGAAGGTGATCAAGGGTTTCCCGACGAGCGAGAAGGTGCCCCACGCCCTGTTGAAGCAGGGCATGTCGTTCCAGAAACTCGGTGACGACAAGAGCGCCAAGATCGTCTACCAGCAGATCGTGAAGAAATACCCCCAGACCCAGCAGGCCAAGGTCGCGCGGGCGAGATTGTCCGAGCTGAAATAG
- a CDS encoding radical SAM protein: protein MIVREITAKSVLSRSQVYDYALNPYVGCSHGCRYCYAAFMKRFTGHREPWGAFVDVKINAPELLAREIRRKPVGRVWVSGVCDPYQAVEKKYRLTGRCLEILRENRWPVTIQTKSALVLRDIEILARFEDIEAGFSIATADETVRKLFEPGASPIRDRVRALDVLHARGVRTYAMIAPILPGAEGLIEELPGKVDYVLIDRLNYAYADRVYRNNRMEWAREDSFFSGKAKELKAAFEREGIPVEVVFGG, encoded by the coding sequence ATGATCGTCCGGGAGATCACCGCAAAATCCGTCCTCTCCAGGTCCCAGGTCTATGACTATGCCCTGAATCCCTACGTGGGATGCAGCCACGGGTGCCGGTACTGCTACGCCGCATTCATGAAGCGGTTCACCGGCCACAGGGAGCCGTGGGGCGCGTTTGTCGACGTCAAGATCAACGCGCCGGAGCTCCTGGCGAGGGAAATCAGGAGAAAGCCCGTGGGCAGGGTCTGGGTCAGCGGCGTCTGCGACCCCTACCAGGCTGTCGAGAAGAAGTACCGGCTGACGGGACGCTGCCTCGAGATTCTCCGCGAGAACCGGTGGCCCGTGACCATCCAAACCAAGTCGGCGCTCGTCCTGCGGGATATCGAGATCCTGGCCCGGTTCGAGGACATCGAGGCCGGGTTTTCCATCGCGACGGCGGACGAGACCGTGCGGAAGCTCTTCGAACCCGGGGCCTCCCCCATCCGGGACAGGGTCCGCGCGCTGGATGTCCTCCATGCGCGGGGGGTCCGGACGTACGCCATGATCGCGCCCATCCTCCCCGGTGCGGAGGGGCTGATCGAGGAACTCCCGGGAAAGGTGGATTACGTCCTGATCGACCGGCTCAATTACGCCTATGCCGACCGGGTCTACAGGAACAACCGGATGGAGTGGGCCCGGGAGGATTCTTTTTTCTCGGGGAAGGCGAAGGAGCTGAAGGCGGCTTTCGAGAGGGAAGGCATCCCCGTTGAGGTGGTGTTCGGCGGGTAA
- a CDS encoding PASTA domain-containing protein: MTKKIILVLSVALMGWALTAPPCAATMYLVTIPDVRNTPKEEAEKILKAKGFQVAFEEGQAQMSTQIGKVIDQKPAGGGYLFAEKRKTMLVTLTVATKGSFVPMVLLMTEAAAVDAVKKAGFVPKVEYVPEETGGMIGKVKNTDPAPYLALAPGGTVTLRVGAAAHAMPNFIGHYVQGARQSIDLLNSVKPLGLKTAVTQGKTTGVAQDDQKIYEQSPAPGTLLKAGTEIRLTAYRYVAPPPPQKPPDPGKVVMPDLVGKSEKEAVETLQKAGLKVTVRYFSNPRLRAPGRVLAQSVAAGEQTAGPVVLTVGGK, encoded by the coding sequence ATGACGAAGAAGATCATCCTGGTGCTGAGCGTTGCGCTGATGGGGTGGGCGTTGACGGCCCCGCCCTGCGCTGCGACGATGTATCTCGTCACGATTCCCGACGTGAGAAACACGCCCAAGGAGGAAGCGGAGAAAATCCTCAAGGCCAAGGGCTTCCAGGTGGCATTCGAAGAGGGACAGGCCCAGATGTCCACGCAGATCGGCAAGGTAATCGACCAGAAACCCGCCGGCGGCGGCTACCTTTTCGCCGAGAAGCGCAAGACGATGCTCGTCACCCTGACCGTAGCCACGAAGGGCTCCTTCGTGCCCATGGTGCTGCTGATGACGGAGGCGGCCGCCGTCGATGCGGTGAAGAAGGCGGGCTTTGTCCCGAAGGTCGAATACGTCCCGGAGGAGACCGGCGGGATGATCGGGAAGGTCAAGAACACCGACCCGGCCCCTTACCTGGCACTGGCGCCGGGCGGGACGGTGACCCTCAGGGTGGGCGCCGCGGCCCACGCCATGCCGAACTTCATCGGCCACTACGTGCAGGGGGCAAGGCAGAGCATCGATCTGCTCAACAGCGTCAAGCCCCTGGGTCTGAAGACCGCCGTCACCCAGGGGAAGACCACGGGGGTTGCGCAGGACGACCAGAAGATCTACGAGCAGTCACCCGCGCCGGGCACGCTGCTGAAGGCCGGCACCGAGATCCGCCTCACCGCGTACAGGTACGTGGCCCCCCCGCCGCCGCAGAAGCCGCCCGATCCTGGAAAGGTCGTCATGCCGGACCTGGTGGGCAAGTCCGAGAAGGAGGCCGTGGAGACCCTCCAGAAGGCCGGTTTGAAGGTCACCGTCCGGTACTTCTCGAACCCGCGGCTCCGCGCCCCCGGCCGGGTCCTCGCGCAGTCCGTCGCCGCGGGCGAGCAGACGGCGGGCCCCGTTGTCCTGACCGTCGGGGGGAAATAG
- a CDS encoding OmpA family protein: MPDAAPTRNAGEEAIGRLPLKKAAATLRFQKKSPPADAGNEIWLLTLTDVFMLLMVCFVLLFGLSLQKQKETAAAPPAAVAAPAERAPQDADILEKELLAAAGRDVTVEKRAMQIVLTFPERILFDSGQAEVRGDVGPLLERLAAVIRSRPALAVAIHGHTDDRPIRSRRYASNWELSVERATQVARALVGMGIEPARLSIRGFGDERPLAANDSDENRTRNRRVEIQFSLAQPG; this comes from the coding sequence ATGCCGGACGCAGCCCCCACCCGCAACGCGGGCGAAGAGGCCATCGGGCGGCTGCCGCTGAAGAAGGCGGCCGCGACGCTGCGCTTTCAAAAGAAGTCGCCGCCCGCCGACGCGGGCAACGAGATCTGGCTGCTGACCCTGACGGACGTCTTCATGCTGCTGATGGTCTGCTTCGTGCTGCTCTTCGGGCTGAGCCTGCAGAAGCAGAAGGAGACGGCGGCGGCCCCGCCCGCGGCCGTCGCCGCCCCCGCTGAGCGGGCGCCACAGGACGCAGACATCCTGGAGAAGGAGCTGCTCGCGGCCGCGGGCCGGGACGTGACGGTGGAAAAGCGCGCCATGCAGATCGTCCTGACCTTCCCCGAGCGCATCCTCTTCGACTCCGGGCAGGCCGAGGTCAGGGGCGACGTCGGGCCCCTGCTGGAACGGCTGGCCGCCGTGATCCGGAGCCGCCCCGCGCTTGCCGTCGCTATCCACGGCCACACGGACGACCGCCCCATTCGCAGCCGGCGCTACGCCTCCAACTGGGAGCTCTCCGTCGAACGGGCCACGCAGGTCGCCCGGGCCCTCGTCGGGATGGGCATTGAGCCCGCGCGGCTCTCCATCCGGGGCTTCGGGGACGAGCGCCCCCTCGCCGCCAACGACAGCGACGAGAACCGGACGAGGAACCGCCGCGTCGAGATCCAGTTCTCCCTGGCCCAACCCGGATAA
- a CDS encoding DUF3300 domain-containing protein: protein MKLNGSWQRALIGVLVVVMALPAPVFAQNNIPVFRQEELDQMLAPIALYPDSLLAQILMAATYPLEVVQADRWVRANKNLSPEARNDALDRQNWDPSVKALVAFPDVLAMMSEKLEWTQKVGDAFLAQEADVMATIQDLRAKAYAAGNLRSTPQQTVRREDTIIVIEPANPQVVYVPVYSPMVVYGPWWYPAYPPYVIYAHPPAAAIATGVIVFGTAVAVAVAWNHWWGYWDWRHRHVYVNVNRTVNIHKTTVIHTRQIQTTVWRHEPVHRKGVAYRDPRTREKFAPASRQAVEMRRDYRGYDGRGQARPVPVSAGPAPDNRHSPAVAKPAPEKQPAPAVTQPPAHTRQAPAVTPQAPEKKAQPAVQQPHTQARQAPAVAQPPAQTRQAPAVSRPAAPGTVYRVDQGGKVRMESTRGRESLSSPKGKQHEAPKDAPASRSGPAEKSAPAGKGGGQKHEGGHGRR from the coding sequence ATGAAACTCAACGGCTCGTGGCAGCGCGCTTTGATCGGGGTCCTCGTCGTCGTGATGGCGCTCCCGGCACCGGTCTTTGCACAGAACAACATCCCCGTTTTCAGACAGGAGGAGCTCGACCAGATGCTGGCGCCCATCGCCCTCTATCCCGACTCGCTCCTGGCACAGATCCTCATGGCGGCCACCTACCCGCTGGAGGTCGTGCAGGCGGACCGGTGGGTCCGGGCCAACAAAAACCTGTCGCCCGAGGCGCGCAACGACGCCCTCGACCGGCAGAACTGGGACCCCAGCGTGAAGGCCCTCGTGGCTTTCCCCGACGTCCTGGCCATGATGAGCGAGAAGCTCGAGTGGACCCAGAAGGTGGGTGATGCCTTCCTGGCGCAGGAGGCCGACGTGATGGCCACGATCCAGGATCTCCGGGCCAAGGCCTACGCGGCGGGCAACCTGCGGTCGACCCCGCAGCAGACCGTGAGGCGGGAGGACACGATCATCGTCATCGAGCCGGCCAACCCGCAGGTGGTGTACGTGCCGGTCTATAGCCCGATGGTGGTCTACGGCCCCTGGTGGTACCCGGCCTATCCCCCCTACGTGATCTACGCCCATCCCCCGGCAGCGGCGATCGCGACGGGCGTCATCGTCTTCGGCACCGCGGTCGCGGTGGCCGTCGCCTGGAATCACTGGTGGGGCTACTGGGACTGGCGGCACCGGCACGTCTACGTCAACGTGAACCGCACCGTCAACATCCACAAGACGACCGTCATCCACACGCGGCAGATCCAGACCACGGTCTGGCGCCACGAACCGGTGCACCGCAAGGGTGTGGCCTACCGCGACCCGAGGACGCGCGAGAAGTTCGCGCCGGCAAGCCGCCAGGCCGTGGAGATGCGCCGCGACTACCGCGGCTATGACGGGCGGGGACAGGCCAGGCCCGTCCCGGTGAGCGCAGGGCCGGCACCGGACAACCGGCACAGCCCTGCCGTTGCGAAGCCCGCGCCCGAGAAGCAGCCGGCCCCGGCTGTGACACAGCCGCCCGCCCATACCCGCCAGGCCCCGGCCGTCACGCCGCAGGCGCCGGAGAAGAAGGCCCAGCCGGCAGTGCAGCAGCCCCACACGCAGGCGAGGCAGGCCCCGGCTGTCGCGCAGCCGCCGGCGCAGACCCGCCAGGCCCCGGCCGTCTCCCGTCCCGCAGCCCCGGGCACGGTCTACAGGGTTGATCAGGGCGGCAAGGTCCGCATGGAAAGCACCCGGGGGCGCGAGAGCCTCTCGTCGCCCAAAGGGAAGCAGCACGAGGCGCCGAAGGACGCCCCTGCCTCACGGTCCGGCCCGGCCGAAAAGTCTGCACCCGCCGGTAAAGGCGGAGGCCAGAAACACGAAGGCGGCCACGGCCGCAGGTAG
- a CDS encoding DUF2950 domain-containing protein: protein MVSTSRHDGARPALRIALAALTAVLILIGGPGPGAQAAAPKQKTFPSPEAAVKALMDAVRADDVKSLTALFGPGSEDLVSSGDDAADARDRALFLKAWNEAHRLEKTGWGRRVLYVGKDDWPMPVPIVKAGKRWRFQTEEGRQEILSRRVGANELGAIQTCLAIVDAQKEYAVLDRDGDKLLEYAQKFESEKGKRDGLYWETAPGEPLSPLGPLVARATAEGYKNPELMSPYHGYYFKILTAQGEHANGGAYSYIVDGSMIGGFAVVAWPALYRSSGVKTFIVNHEGIVYEKDLGPETAKLAAAMTVFDPDSTWRKVEVK, encoded by the coding sequence ATGGTTTCAACCTCTCGTCACGACGGAGCGAGGCCGGCGCTGCGGATCGCCCTTGCCGCCCTCACAGCCGTCCTGATCCTCATTGGCGGCCCCGGGCCCGGGGCCCAGGCGGCCGCGCCGAAGCAGAAGACCTTCCCATCGCCCGAGGCGGCCGTCAAGGCCCTCATGGATGCCGTCCGGGCGGATGACGTCAAGTCGCTGACAGCCCTCTTCGGGCCCGGCTCGGAGGATCTCGTCTCGTCGGGGGACGACGCGGCCGACGCCCGGGACCGGGCCCTGTTTCTGAAGGCCTGGAATGAGGCGCACCGGCTGGAGAAAACCGGCTGGGGCAGGCGGGTGCTCTACGTCGGCAAGGACGATTGGCCCATGCCGGTGCCGATCGTGAAAGCAGGCAAGCGGTGGCGGTTCCAGACCGAGGAGGGCCGGCAGGAGATCCTCAGCCGCCGGGTCGGCGCAAACGAGCTCGGCGCCATCCAAACCTGCCTGGCCATCGTGGATGCCCAGAAGGAGTATGCCGTTCTCGACCGCGACGGCGACAAGCTGCTGGAGTACGCGCAGAAGTTCGAAAGCGAAAAGGGCAAGCGCGACGGCCTGTACTGGGAGACGGCGCCCGGCGAGCCCCTGAGCCCGCTGGGGCCCCTGGTGGCCCGCGCCACGGCCGAGGGGTACAAGAACCCCGAGCTGATGTCGCCCTACCACGGCTACTACTTCAAGATCCTCACGGCCCAGGGCGAACACGCCAACGGGGGCGCCTACAGCTACATCGTCGACGGCAGCATGATCGGCGGGTTCGCCGTCGTGGCCTGGCCGGCCCTGTACCGGTCCTCCGGCGTCAAGACCTTCATCGTGAACCACGAGGGCATCGTCTACGAGAAGGACCTGGGGCCCGAGACGGCGAAGCTCGCGGCGGCCATGACGGTCTTCGACCCCGATTCGACCTGGAGGAAGGTCGAGGTCAAGTAG
- a CDS encoding clan AA aspartic protease — protein MRVRRGMTAGMILWVLCGVGLTASAGADSGVAGRLIAAGGTAVASSSVAAAGQAAQSPKRAGAQESGETWTRREERVVSGGNEPTRVRIRGNAVLVPVTVVYGGREADLHLLLDTGASATTIHAGVADQLGIDLGRAKRVRVQVVGGDVLEARAVALDRLTVGPHTRRDVTVVVVPHKGPAARYDGLLGMDVLRGLEYRVDFKKQVIVWE, from the coding sequence ATGCGCGTGCGCCGGGGCATGACGGCAGGGATGATCCTGTGGGTTCTTTGCGGGGTCGGTCTGACGGCCTCTGCAGGAGCCGACAGCGGCGTGGCGGGCAGGCTGATCGCTGCAGGCGGCACGGCGGTGGCCTCGTCTTCCGTCGCGGCCGCCGGGCAGGCGGCGCAGTCGCCCAAGCGGGCAGGGGCGCAGGAAAGCGGCGAGACCTGGACGCGCCGGGAGGAGAGGGTCGTCTCCGGGGGCAACGAGCCGACGAGGGTCCGGATCCGGGGCAACGCCGTCCTCGTCCCCGTGACGGTCGTGTACGGGGGGCGGGAGGCCGACCTGCACCTGCTGCTCGACACCGGCGCCTCCGCGACGACGATCCACGCAGGGGTCGCCGATCAGCTGGGCATCGACCTGGGCCGGGCGAAGAGGGTCCGGGTCCAGGTCGTCGGGGGGGACGTTCTGGAGGCCCGTGCGGTTGCGCTCGACAGGCTGACGGTGGGGCCGCACACGAGGCGGGACGTGACGGTCGTCGTCGTGCCCCACAAGGGCCCCGCCGCCCGGTACGACGGGCTGCTCGGCATGGACGTGCTGCGGGGGCTCGAGTACCGGGTCGACTTCAAGAAGCAGGTGATCGTCTGGGAGTAG